From the genome of Papaver somniferum cultivar HN1 chromosome 2, ASM357369v1, whole genome shotgun sequence, one region includes:
- the LOC113347375 gene encoding probable inactive poly [ADP-ribose] polymerase SRO2, whose protein sequence is MIKTASLRPKIVDFSSSKDMMMMNKHSNSVRSTGRKFTNKTKSSIVDYTDSNFRSSPNNGDEQCGFCSTQALIQNYANFKQSDVPVRFMYYNNGTWIGFSKDVFEVLKEGFTGNKPIVEVSIDGARYLVDFLRMLQIDLVSGNRRSVSWIDVENKCFFPKFTVEEKSDECCEVVEFPTSKIEIKKSTTNSSKRKRMNQSHVEDAESDTESSSDDQHSAVKRARVSPVVMEKGRWPNVEILEDEEKNYIDIKNIFLSGLRKVDRDVSITAVLRCLHAGPVGVARLQAFQRQMELTKAARGGTSDVRLAWHGTSSESIANIILHGFGLDNKPSGSEAAYGDGIYLSPARSPETSAILSEADKNGEKHVLLCRVILGNIEKVELGSDRCHPSDANFDTGVDNLANPRWYIVWGCHMRKHILPEYIVSYKSSPDHQQGLPTGTPILKRDNTPSSTMSFPRLFAAMKSSLPISSIQELESLYGMFKDGRVPKDVLIRQLRSIAGDQLITSTVHKIRSSMN, encoded by the exons ATGATTAAGACTGCGAGCTTGAGACCCAAGATCGTAGATTTTAGTAGTAGCAaagatatgatgatgatgaacaaacATAGTAATAGTGTTAGAAGTACTGGTAGGAAATTTACTAACAAAACTAAGAGTAGTATAGTTGATTATACAGATTCTAATTTTCGTAGTTCTCCGAATAATGGTGATGAGCAATGTGGGTTTTGTTCAACACAAGCTTTGATTCAGAATTATGCAAATTTTAAACAAAGTGATGTTCCAGTTAGATTTATGTATTACAATAATGGTACTTGGATTGGGTTTTCTAAAGATGTTTTTGAGGTTTTGAAAGAGGGTTTTACTGGGAATAAACCAATTGTTGAAGTTTCAATTGATGGGGCGAGGTATTTGGTTGATTTCTTAAGAATGTTGCAAATTGATTTAGTGTCTGGAAACCGAAGATCGGTTTCTTGGATTGATGTTGAGAATAAATGTTTCTTCCCCAAATTTACTGTGGAAGAGAAAAGTGATGAATGTTGTGAAGTTGTTGAGTTTCCTACATCGAAAATTGAGATTAAGAAGTCCACTACGAATTCGAGTAAGCGGAAGAGAATGAATCAATCTCATGTGGAGGATGCAGAGAGCGACACGGAGAGTTCTTCGGATGATCAACATAGTGCTGTGAAAAGGGCCAGAGTTTCACCTGTGGTAATGGAGAAAGGTAGGTGGCCAAATGTGGAAATTTTGGAGGATGAAGAAAAGAATTATATAGATATCAAGAATATATTTCTATCGGGGTTAAGGAAAGTCGATCGAGATGTTAGTATCACTGCGGTTCTCCGTTGTTTACATGCCGGCCCAGTAGGAGTTGCTCGCCTGCAGGCATTTCAGAGACAGATGGAATTAACAAAAGCTGCTCGTGGTGGTACATCTGATGTTAGGCTTGCTTGGCACGGAACGTCGTCAGAAAGTATTGCTAATATCATACTACATGGTTTTGGATTGGATAATAAGCCATCTGGTTCAGAAGCAGCTTATGGGGATGGAATTTATCTTTCACCGGCCCGATCACCAGAAACAAG TGCAATTCTATCAGAAGCTGATAAAAATGGCGAAAAACATGTATTGTTGTGCCGGGTTATATTGGGAAACATTGAAAAGGTTGAATTAGGATCCGATCGGTGTCACCCTAGTGATGCAAATTTTGATACTGGAGTTGATAATCTTGCAAATCCAAGATGGTATATAGTGTGGGGCTGTCATATGAGAAAGCACATTCTTCCTGAATATATTGTCAGTTACAAGTCTTCACCAGACCATCAGCAAG GTTTACCGACAGGAACACCGATTCTGAAAAGAGACAACACTCCATCATCAACCATGTCATTTCCAAGATTGTTTGCTGCAATGAAGAGTTCACTTCCTATATCAAGTATTCAAGAACTGGAATCCTTATATGGCATGTTCAAG GATGGCAGGGTGCCTAAAGACGTCTTGATAAGACAATTAAGATCCATAGCCGGAGACCAATTAATCACTTCAACTGTTCATAAAATTCGAAGTTCCATGAACTAA